One stretch of Streptomyces agglomeratus DNA includes these proteins:
- a CDS encoding bifunctional cytidylyltransferase/SDR family oxidoreductase has product MSVQPIAKPRTTAVVLAGGTGQRVGLSIPKQLLKIAGKAVIEHTLSIFEQAEGIDDIIVLMAPGYVPDVEKIVVKAGFTKVTKVIEGGTTRNETTERAISALGEGLAEGEDRNVLFHDAVRPLLSQRVIQDCVDALERYEAVDVAIPSADTIIVTRTHGGDGEFITEVPDRSRLRRGQTPQAFKLSTIRKAYEVAAGDPNFQATDDCSVVLKYLPDVPIYVVAGDEYNMKVTQPVDVFIADKLFQLASTAAPQQADEAAYRELLAGKTLVVFGGSYGIGADIATLAEQYGATVYALGRSTTGTHVENPEHVEDALSKAHSETGRVDYVINTAGVLRIGKLAETDNTTIQEALNVNYLAPVQIARASHKYLAETKGQLLLYTSSSYTRGRAEYSLYSSTKAAMVNLTQALADEWAGDGVRVNCVNPERTATPMRTKAFGDEPAGSLLSSEAVARTSLDVLLSDLTGHVIDVRQVDPTRGASKASGFEQALAAVLDRQEDV; this is encoded by the coding sequence GTGTCTGTGCAGCCCATAGCCAAGCCCCGAACCACAGCAGTAGTGCTCGCCGGTGGGACCGGTCAGCGTGTGGGTCTGTCGATTCCCAAGCAGCTGCTGAAGATCGCAGGCAAGGCGGTCATCGAGCACACGCTGTCGATCTTCGAGCAGGCGGAAGGCATCGACGACATCATCGTTCTCATGGCGCCGGGTTACGTGCCCGACGTCGAGAAGATCGTCGTGAAGGCCGGGTTCACCAAGGTCACCAAGGTCATCGAGGGCGGTACGACGCGCAACGAGACCACCGAGCGCGCCATCTCCGCGCTCGGTGAAGGTCTCGCCGAGGGCGAGGACCGCAACGTCCTCTTCCACGACGCGGTGCGCCCCCTGCTGTCACAGCGAGTGATCCAGGACTGCGTCGACGCGCTGGAGCGCTACGAGGCGGTCGACGTCGCCATCCCGTCCGCCGACACGATCATCGTGACGCGTACGCACGGCGGCGACGGCGAGTTCATCACCGAGGTCCCGGACCGGTCCCGGCTGCGCCGCGGCCAGACCCCGCAGGCCTTCAAGCTGTCGACGATCCGCAAGGCGTACGAGGTCGCGGCCGGCGACCCGAACTTCCAGGCCACCGACGACTGTTCGGTCGTGCTGAAGTACCTGCCGGACGTGCCGATCTACGTGGTCGCGGGCGACGAGTACAACATGAAGGTGACGCAGCCGGTCGACGTCTTCATCGCCGACAAGCTGTTCCAGCTCGCCTCCACCGCCGCTCCGCAGCAGGCCGACGAGGCCGCGTACCGCGAGCTGCTCGCCGGCAAGACGCTGGTCGTCTTCGGCGGTTCGTACGGCATCGGCGCCGACATCGCGACCCTCGCCGAGCAGTACGGCGCGACGGTGTACGCCCTGGGCCGCTCCACCACCGGTACGCACGTCGAGAACCCCGAGCACGTCGAGGACGCCCTGTCGAAGGCGCACTCGGAGACCGGCCGGGTCGACTACGTCATCAACACGGCGGGCGTGCTCCGCATCGGCAAGCTCGCCGAGACGGACAACACGACCATCCAGGAAGCGCTGAACGTCAACTACCTGGCCCCCGTGCAGATCGCGCGTGCCTCGCACAAGTACCTCGCCGAGACCAAGGGCCAGTTGCTGCTCTACACGTCCAGCAGCTACACCCGCGGCCGCGCCGAGTACAGCCTCTACTCCTCCACGAAGGCCGCCATGGTGAATCTCACCCAGGCCCTCGCGGACGAGTGGGCGGGCGACGGTGTGCGCGTCAACTGCGTCAACCCGGAGCGCACGGCGACCCCCATGCGCACCAAGGCGTTCGGTGACGAGCCCGCGGGTTCGCTGCTGTCCTCCGAGGCCGTGGCGCGTACGTCGTTGGACGTACTTCTGTCGGATCTCACCGGTCACGTCATCGACGTACGGCAGGTGGACCCGACCCGTGGGGCGTCCAAGGCGTCGGGCTTCGAGCAGGCTCTGGCGGCCGTCCTTGACCGTCAGGAAGATGTGTAA
- a CDS encoding Rne/Rng family ribonuclease, protein MLEPNDSTEPSAGTARTAGETDNNHSPSDTLPPRRRRRAASRPAGPPAGDAKAAVTAQPAANTEAAAPAIPAGESAVSASAENPEPVSDQSAEGAPPARTRRRATRKATAPAGAPKTAGEEAPAAAEAPAAPAAEAPAAEETAAPARPRRRATRKATAPAGAPKSEETAAAEAPAAPEPAAAPEAEVAEEAAPPARTRRRATRKATAPAGAPKAAETETGAEAAVEAPEAPAVAEAPAAPAADEAAEEAPRGRTRRRATRKATAPAGAPKPAEEAEAAPAEEAPAAEPAPAEPVAAQAEEAPRGRTPRRRAGRKAADEAAAAEAAAPQPDAAPAEEPTRSRRRATRPAVAVFQAPVFTEPMFQTPETAAAAAAARVTEPDYIEDVEEEEEAEETVTIEAPPAPQAAPRGRRRRRRGEPAEDERTERAERPERKERAEAAPQPEEPVEALEEEREEEARDESDEAEDRRARRRRRGGRRRRRGELADTDETDEQETPDEAAAERAEEEEERAEEEEDESGAGSASSRRRRRRRRRSGDAGPETEANGVDDPERTVVKVREPRKKEAEREPGTGFDEVQSIKGSTRMEAKKQRRREGREQGRRRVPIITEAEFLARREAVERVMVVRQNGDRTQIGVLEDNILVEHYVNKEQATSYVGNVYLGKVQNVLPSMEAAFVDIGKGRNAVLYAGEVNFDALGMGHGPRRIETALKSGQSVLVQVTKDPIGHKGARLTSQVSLPGRYLVYVPEGSMTGISRKLPDTERARLKTILKKIVPEDAGVIVRTAAEGASEDELRRDVERLQQQWEDIQKKSKSTGATSGPTLLYGEPDMTVRVVRDIFNEDFSKVIVSGDDAWQTIHGYVNHVAPDLTDRLSRWTSEVDVFATYRIDEQLMKALDRKVYLPSGGSLVIDKTEAMIVVDVNTGKFTGQGGNLEETVTRNNLEAAEEIVRQLRLRDLGGIVVIDFIDMVLESNRDLVLRRLLECLGRDRTKHQVAEVTSLGLVQMTRKRVGQGLLESFSETCVHCNGRGVIVHMEQPTVAGGGGGGKRAKKRGRGGEAEHEHVEPAETEAEVETEAEVAAEVAAPVALPEPEFVPDEELYSSPAEAEAAAGRGRSRRRASRKATAPAGAPKAAEPVHVPEPEPAPERAVVVEPEPTPVAEPEPVAQEAAPPARTRRRATRKATAPAGAPKSAEAAAEAVQVVTPVPVAQEPVAEEPEAEAPVAEEPAAAAPPRARRRATRKATAPAGSPRGAEEAAVLVVEAPVTDKGAEAEAEAPAGAEAGAEAEAAAPAKKAARKTAAKKAPAKKAAAKKTVAKKTTAKKTTAKKASASKKTSAAEQQAPSAVSAPTED, encoded by the coding sequence ATGCTTGAGCCGAACGATTCCACTGAGCCCTCGGCAGGTACCGCGCGTACCGCCGGGGAGACCGACAACAACCATTCCCCCAGCGACACGCTGCCGCCGCGCCGCCGGCGCCGCGCGGCCTCACGCCCTGCCGGACCCCCGGCGGGCGACGCGAAGGCCGCAGTGACCGCCCAGCCCGCAGCCAACACAGAGGCCGCGGCTCCGGCCATACCGGCCGGAGAGAGTGCCGTGAGCGCGTCCGCAGAGAACCCAGAGCCCGTGTCCGACCAGAGCGCCGAGGGCGCTCCGCCGGCCCGTACGCGCCGCCGTGCCACCCGTAAGGCGACCGCGCCCGCGGGTGCGCCGAAGACCGCCGGCGAGGAGGCCCCCGCGGCCGCCGAAGCCCCCGCGGCACCGGCCGCCGAGGCACCCGCCGCGGAGGAGACCGCCGCGCCGGCCCGTCCGCGTCGCCGTGCGACGCGCAAGGCCACGGCTCCGGCCGGTGCGCCGAAGAGCGAGGAGACGGCTGCCGCCGAGGCTCCCGCCGCCCCCGAGCCCGCCGCGGCGCCCGAGGCCGAGGTCGCCGAGGAGGCCGCGCCGCCGGCCCGTACGCGCCGTCGCGCCACCCGTAAGGCGACCGCGCCCGCGGGTGCGCCGAAGGCGGCCGAGACCGAGACCGGTGCTGAGGCTGCCGTGGAGGCCCCCGAGGCCCCCGCCGTGGCGGAGGCGCCCGCCGCTCCCGCAGCCGACGAGGCCGCCGAAGAGGCGCCGCGTGGCCGCACGCGCCGCCGTGCGACCCGTAAGGCCACCGCTCCCGCCGGTGCGCCGAAGCCGGCCGAGGAGGCCGAAGCCGCGCCCGCCGAAGAGGCGCCCGCCGCCGAGCCCGCCCCGGCGGAGCCCGTGGCCGCGCAGGCCGAAGAGGCCCCCCGTGGCCGTACCCCGCGCCGCCGGGCCGGCCGCAAGGCCGCCGACGAGGCCGCCGCCGCAGAGGCAGCCGCGCCGCAGCCGGACGCCGCGCCCGCCGAGGAGCCGACGCGTTCGCGCCGCCGTGCGACGCGGCCCGCCGTGGCCGTGTTCCAGGCCCCGGTCTTCACCGAGCCGATGTTCCAGACCCCCGAGACGGCCGCGGCTGCCGCCGCCGCCCGGGTGACGGAGCCGGACTACATCGAGGACGTGGAAGAGGAAGAGGAGGCGGAGGAGACCGTCACCATCGAGGCTCCTCCCGCCCCGCAGGCCGCCCCGCGCGGCCGTCGCCGCCGTCGCCGCGGTGAGCCCGCCGAGGACGAGCGCACCGAGCGTGCGGAGCGCCCCGAGCGCAAGGAGCGTGCCGAGGCCGCGCCGCAGCCCGAGGAGCCCGTCGAGGCCCTTGAGGAGGAGCGCGAGGAAGAGGCTCGCGACGAGTCCGACGAGGCCGAGGACCGCAGGGCGCGCCGCCGTCGCCGCGGTGGCCGTCGCCGTCGCCGGGGCGAGCTCGCCGACACCGACGAGACCGACGAGCAGGAGACCCCCGACGAGGCCGCCGCCGAGCGGGCCGAGGAGGAGGAAGAGCGCGCCGAGGAGGAGGAAGACGAGTCGGGTGCGGGTTCCGCGTCCAGCCGTCGCCGCCGCCGTCGCCGCCGTCGCAGCGGTGACGCGGGTCCGGAGACCGAGGCCAACGGCGTCGACGACCCGGAGCGTACGGTCGTCAAGGTCCGCGAGCCGCGCAAGAAGGAAGCGGAGCGCGAGCCCGGCACCGGCTTCGACGAGGTCCAGTCCATCAAGGGCTCGACCCGCATGGAGGCGAAGAAGCAGCGCCGCCGCGAGGGCCGCGAGCAGGGCCGCCGCCGCGTCCCGATCATCACCGAGGCCGAGTTCCTGGCCCGCCGCGAGGCCGTCGAGCGCGTGATGGTCGTACGGCAGAACGGCGACCGCACCCAGATCGGCGTGCTCGAGGACAACATCCTCGTCGAGCACTACGTCAACAAGGAGCAGGCGACCTCGTACGTCGGCAACGTCTACCTGGGCAAGGTCCAGAACGTACTGCCGTCGATGGAGGCAGCCTTCGTCGACATCGGCAAGGGCCGCAACGCGGTCCTGTACGCCGGTGAGGTGAACTTCGACGCGCTCGGCATGGGCCACGGCCCCCGCCGCATCGAGACCGCCCTCAAGTCCGGCCAGTCGGTCCTCGTGCAGGTCACGAAGGACCCGATCGGCCACAAGGGCGCCCGCCTCACCAGCCAGGTCTCGCTGCCCGGCCGCTACCTGGTCTACGTGCCCGAGGGTTCGATGACCGGCATCAGCCGCAAGCTGCCCGACACCGAGCGCGCGCGTCTGAAGACCATCCTCAAGAAGATCGTTCCCGAGGACGCGGGCGTCATCGTGCGCACCGCCGCCGAGGGCGCGAGCGAGGACGAGCTGCGCCGTGACGTCGAGCGCCTCCAGCAGCAGTGGGAGGACATCCAGAAGAAGTCGAAGAGCACCGGCGCGACCAGCGGTCCGACACTCCTCTACGGCGAGCCGGACATGACCGTCCGGGTCGTGCGCGACATCTTCAACGAGGACTTCTCGAAGGTCATCGTCAGCGGTGACGACGCGTGGCAGACCATCCACGGTTACGTCAACCACGTCGCCCCGGACCTGACGGACCGGCTCTCGCGCTGGACGTCGGAGGTCGACGTCTTCGCGACGTACCGGATCGACGAGCAGCTGATGAAGGCGCTGGACCGCAAGGTCTACCTGCCGAGCGGCGGTTCGCTGGTCATCGACAAGACCGAGGCGATGATCGTCGTCGACGTCAACACCGGCAAGTTCACCGGTCAGGGCGGCAACCTCGAAGAGACCGTCACCAGGAACAACCTGGAGGCGGCCGAGGAGATCGTGCGCCAGCTGCGGCTGCGCGACCTGGGCGGCATCGTCGTCATCGACTTCATCGACATGGTCCTGGAGTCGAACCGCGACCTGGTGCTGAGGCGTCTGCTGGAGTGCCTGGGACGCGACCGTACGAAGCACCAGGTCGCCGAGGTCACCTCGCTGGGCCTGGTGCAGATGACCCGCAAGCGGGTGGGCCAGGGTCTGCTGGAGTCCTTCTCCGAGACCTGCGTCCACTGCAACGGCCGCGGTGTCATCGTGCACATGGAGCAGCCGACCGTCGCCGGTGGCGGCGGCGGTGGCAAGCGCGCGAAGAAGCGCGGCCGCGGTGGCGAGGCCGAGCACGAGCACGTGGAGCCGGCCGAGACCGAGGCCGAGGTGGAGACGGAGGCCGAGGTCGCCGCCGAGGTGGCTGCGCCGGTGGCGCTGCCCGAGCCCGAGTTCGTACCGGACGAGGAGCTCTACAGCAGCCCGGCCGAGGCCGAGGCGGCTGCGGGACGCGGCCGTTCGCGCCGCCGGGCGTCGCGCAAGGCGACCGCCCCGGCCGGTGCGCCGAAGGCCGCGGAGCCGGTGCACGTGCCGGAGCCGGAGCCCGCTCCCGAGCGCGCCGTCGTAGTGGAGCCCGAGCCGACCCCCGTGGCCGAGCCCGAGCCCGTGGCGCAGGAGGCCGCTCCGCCGGCCCGTACGCGCCGTCGTGCGACGCGCAAGGCGACGGCTCCGGCCGGTGCGCCGAAGTCCGCGGAGGCTGCCGCCGAGGCGGTGCAGGTCGTCACTCCGGTCCCTGTGGCCCAGGAGCCGGTGGCCGAGGAGCCCGAGGCCGAGGCGCCGGTGGCCGAGGAGCCCGCAGCCGCGGCTCCGCCGCGTGCGCGCCGTCGTGCGACCCGTAAGGCGACCGCGCCCGCCGGTTCGCCCAGGGGCGCCGAGGAGGCGGCCGTGCTGGTCGTCGAGGCACCGGTGACCGACAAGGGCGCCGAGGCAGAGGCGGAGGCCCCGGCCGGTGCCGAAGCCGGTGCCGAGGCCGAGGCTGCCGCTCCGGCCAAGAAGGCGGCCCGTAAGACGGCTGCCAAGAAGGCCCCGGCGAAGAAGGCGGCGGCCAAGAAGACCGTCGCCAAGAAGACGACCGCGAAGAAGACGACGGCCAAGAAGGCGTCGGCTTCGAAGAAGACCTCGGCGGCGGAGCAGCAGGCGCCGTCGGCGGTCTCCGCTCCCACCGAGGACTGA
- the rplU gene encoding 50S ribosomal protein L21: protein MYAIVRSGGRQHKVAVDDIVEVDKIPTAKVGDTVELSTLLVVDGDSVTSDPWVLAGIKVTAEVVDHHKGAKIDILRYKNKTGYRRRQGHRQQYTAIKVTGIPTAAK, encoded by the coding sequence GTGTACGCCATCGTGCGCAGCGGTGGTCGCCAGCACAAGGTTGCTGTCGACGACATCGTTGAGGTTGACAAGATTCCCACGGCCAAGGTTGGCGACACGGTCGAGCTCTCGACCCTGCTCGTGGTCGACGGCGACTCCGTCACCAGCGACCCGTGGGTCCTGGCCGGCATCAAGGTCACCGCCGAGGTCGTGGACCACCACAAGGGTGCCAAGATCGACATCCTTCGGTACAAGAACAAGACCGGTTACCGCCGTCGCCAGGGTCACCGCCAGCAGTACACGGCGATCAAGGTCACCGGTATCCCCACGGCTGCGAAGTAA
- a CDS encoding glycosyltransferase family 2 protein, whose translation MAAVEIPDVTVIIGAYEAMPYLIPCLESVEAQTLGADRIEIVAVNDGSTDGTGEYLDEFAARSKVATRVVHQENSGGPSGPRNVGLDMARGRYVFFLDADDYLGVEALERMVAMADRNGTDVVLGKIEGIGRGAPKSMFGRTLERTDLFSSNIKFTLSAEKLFRRELLEKHGMRFDQQLYTGEDARFTLEAYVRSSGVSIIADYVCLYIVRRDDGKHITQSGSYAMRFDSATALMDLIAEFFPPGEKRDELMIRPFVITLLPQFDHRWLKAKTATRQNKIELAQPLMDKYWTPGVARRLKVPERLRMHYVAEGRADLLEDHLKFLDAKEVPEVVRKGSAGKPYLAYPHFTDRKAGVPDEMFAVTVAEWVGGVRVTAPGAGKPKPSFARRAVRKLRRMARGAVAGRRARS comes from the coding sequence ATGGCCGCAGTCGAGATTCCCGATGTGACCGTGATCATCGGTGCCTACGAGGCGATGCCCTACCTGATCCCCTGCCTGGAATCGGTCGAAGCCCAGACGCTGGGCGCCGACCGCATAGAGATCGTGGCCGTCAATGACGGCTCGACCGATGGGACCGGAGAGTATCTCGACGAGTTCGCAGCCAGGAGCAAGGTCGCCACGCGCGTCGTCCACCAGGAGAATTCCGGTGGACCGAGTGGCCCCCGAAACGTAGGTCTCGACATGGCCCGCGGCCGCTATGTCTTCTTCCTCGACGCCGACGACTACCTCGGCGTGGAGGCGTTGGAGCGCATGGTCGCGATGGCCGACCGCAACGGCACGGACGTCGTGCTGGGCAAGATCGAGGGCATCGGGCGCGGTGCGCCGAAGTCCATGTTCGGCCGCACGCTGGAGCGTACGGACCTCTTCTCGTCCAATATCAAATTCACGCTCAGCGCCGAGAAACTCTTCCGGCGCGAGCTGCTGGAGAAGCACGGAATGCGCTTCGATCAGCAGCTGTACACCGGCGAGGACGCACGCTTCACCCTTGAGGCATATGTGCGAAGTTCCGGGGTCTCGATCATCGCCGACTACGTCTGCCTCTATATCGTGCGCCGCGACGACGGCAAGCACATCACGCAGAGTGGCAGTTATGCGATGCGCTTCGATTCGGCGACGGCCCTGATGGACCTGATCGCGGAATTCTTCCCGCCCGGCGAAAAGCGTGACGAGCTGATGATCCGGCCGTTCGTGATCACGCTGCTGCCCCAGTTCGACCACCGCTGGCTGAAGGCGAAGACCGCCACGCGCCAGAACAAGATCGAGCTGGCGCAGCCGCTCATGGACAAGTACTGGACGCCGGGTGTGGCCCGCCGGCTGAAGGTGCCCGAGCGGCTGCGAATGCACTACGTGGCCGAGGGGCGGGCCGATCTCCTCGAGGACCACCTGAAGTTCCTCGACGCGAAGGAAGTGCCCGAGGTGGTCCGCAAGGGCTCGGCGGGCAAGCCCTACCTCGCGTACCCGCACTTCACGGACAGGAAGGCGGGCGTGCCCGACGAGATGTTCGCGGTCACGGTCGCGGAGTGGGTCGGCGGGGTGCGGGTGACTGCGCCGGGGGCCGGCAAGCCCAAGCCGTCCTTCGCGCGCCGCGCGGTGCGCAAGCTGCGCAGGATGGCACGGGGCGCCGTCGCGGGCCGCCGGGCCCGTTCCTGA
- the rfbD gene encoding dTDP-4-dehydrorhamnose reductase yields MTTRARGWLITGAGGILGRDLVARLGSRGDEPVTGLGRRELDITEPASLRAAFAAHRPAVVVNCAAWTAVDEAEAREADALRVNGEGTRRLAEACRANGAVLLQVSTDYVFAGTARTPYDEYAPTGPRSAYGRTKLAGERAVLEVLPDTGYVVRTAWLYGAGGRNFVRTIIKLEGVRETVDVVDDQRSQPTWTADFADLLVRLGRAAAEGTAEPGIYHGTSSGDTTWFGLTREIFTLLGADPGRVRPTPGAAFARPAPRPAYSVLGHERWHTAGIEPLRHWRAALAQALPTLGR; encoded by the coding sequence ATGACGACCAGGGCGCGCGGCTGGCTGATCACGGGCGCGGGCGGAATACTGGGCCGGGACCTCGTGGCCCGCCTCGGCTCCCGGGGCGACGAGCCGGTCACCGGCCTCGGCCGCCGTGAGCTGGACATCACCGAACCCGCCTCCCTGCGCGCCGCGTTCGCGGCCCACCGGCCAGCGGTCGTCGTCAACTGCGCCGCCTGGACGGCCGTCGACGAGGCGGAGGCCAGGGAGGCCGACGCGCTGCGGGTCAACGGCGAAGGGACCCGCCGGCTCGCCGAGGCGTGCCGGGCCAACGGCGCCGTGCTGCTCCAGGTGTCCACCGACTACGTCTTCGCGGGGACCGCGCGCACGCCGTACGACGAGTACGCCCCGACGGGTCCGCGCAGCGCCTACGGACGCACCAAACTGGCGGGGGAGCGAGCCGTCCTGGAGGTGCTGCCCGACACCGGCTATGTGGTCCGTACGGCCTGGCTGTACGGGGCGGGTGGCCGGAACTTCGTCCGTACGATAATCAAGCTGGAAGGCGTCAGAGAGACCGTCGACGTGGTCGACGACCAGCGCAGCCAGCCCACTTGGACCGCCGACTTCGCCGACCTGCTGGTGCGGCTCGGGCGGGCCGCCGCCGAAGGCACCGCCGAGCCCGGGATCTACCACGGCACGAGCAGCGGCGACACGACCTGGTTCGGTCTCACCCGTGAGATCTTCACCCTCCTCGGTGCCGACCCCGGACGGGTGCGCCCCACGCCCGGCGCCGCCTTCGCACGCCCGGCTCCGCGGCCCGCGTACAGCGTCCTGGGGCACGAGCGGTGGCACACGGCGGGGATCGAGCCGCTCAGGCACTGGCGGGCGGCGCTCGCACAGGCGCTGCCCACCCTGGGCCGTTGA
- the rpmA gene encoding 50S ribosomal protein L27 — MAHKKGASSTRNGRDSNAQRLGVKRFGGQAVNAGEILVRQRGTHFHPGSGVGRGGDDTLFALAAGAVEFGTHRGRKVVNIVPIAE, encoded by the coding sequence ATGGCACACAAGAAGGGCGCATCGTCCACTCGGAACGGTCGCGATTCCAATGCCCAGCGGCTCGGCGTGAAGCGCTTCGGCGGTCAGGCCGTCAACGCCGGTGAGATCCTGGTCCGCCAGCGCGGCACCCACTTCCACCCGGGCTCGGGCGTCGGCCGTGGCGGCGACGACACGCTGTTCGCACTCGCCGCCGGTGCGGTCGAGTTCGGCACGCACCGTGGCCGCAAGGTTGTGAACATCGTTCCGATCGCCGAGTAA
- the obgE gene encoding GTPase ObgE has translation MTTFVDRVELHVAAGNGGHGCASVHREKFKPLGGPDGGNGGRGGDVTLVVDQSVTTLLDYHHSPHRKATNGQPGAGDNRSGKDGQDLILPVPDGTVVLDKDGNVLADMVGHGTTYVAGEGGRGGLGNAALASARRKAPGFALLGEPGKGGDIVLELKTVADVALVGYPSAGKSSLISVLSAAKPKIADYPFTTLVPNLGVVTAGSTVYTIADVPGLIPGASQGRGLGLEFLRHVERCSVLVHVLDTATLESDRDPLTDLDVIEEELAQYGGLGDRPRVVVLNKIDIPDGKELAEMIRPDLEARGYSVYEASAVAHIGLKELSFALAEVVSKARAAKPKEESTRVVIRPKAVDDAGFTITEEDGVYRVRGEKPERWVRQTDFSNDEAVGYLADRLSRLGVEDKLMKAGARAGDAVAIGAEDNAVVFDWEPTVMAGAEMLGRRGEDHRLDAPRPAATRRKDREAQRDDSQREYDEFNPF, from the coding sequence ATGACCACCTTCGTGGACCGCGTCGAACTGCATGTCGCCGCGGGTAACGGAGGCCACGGCTGCGCCTCCGTACACCGTGAGAAGTTCAAGCCGCTGGGCGGCCCGGACGGCGGCAACGGCGGGCGTGGCGGCGACGTCACCCTCGTCGTCGACCAGTCCGTGACCACGCTGCTGGACTACCACCACAGCCCCCACCGCAAGGCCACGAACGGCCAGCCCGGCGCCGGTGACAACCGCTCCGGCAAGGACGGACAGGACCTGATCCTGCCCGTCCCCGACGGAACCGTGGTCCTCGACAAGGACGGCAACGTCCTGGCCGACATGGTCGGCCACGGCACCACGTACGTCGCCGGTGAGGGCGGCCGCGGCGGCCTCGGCAACGCGGCACTCGCCTCGGCCCGCCGCAAGGCCCCCGGTTTCGCGCTGCTCGGTGAGCCGGGCAAGGGCGGCGACATCGTCCTGGAGCTCAAGACCGTCGCCGACGTGGCGCTGGTCGGCTACCCGAGCGCAGGCAAGTCCTCGCTGATCTCGGTGCTGAGCGCGGCCAAGCCGAAGATCGCCGACTACCCGTTCACCACGCTCGTCCCCAACCTCGGTGTCGTCACGGCCGGTTCGACCGTCTACACGATCGCCGACGTCCCCGGTCTGATCCCGGGCGCGAGCCAGGGGCGCGGCCTGGGCCTGGAGTTCCTGCGGCACGTCGAGCGCTGCTCGGTGCTGGTGCACGTACTGGACACGGCGACGCTGGAGTCCGACCGTGACCCGCTGACCGACCTCGACGTGATCGAGGAGGAACTGGCGCAGTACGGCGGTCTGGGCGACCGGCCGCGCGTCGTCGTCCTCAACAAGATCGACATTCCGGACGGCAAGGAACTCGCGGAGATGATCCGCCCGGACCTGGAGGCGCGTGGTTACAGCGTCTACGAGGCGTCGGCGGTCGCGCACATCGGCCTCAAGGAGCTCTCCTTCGCACTGGCCGAGGTCGTCTCCAAGGCACGCGCCGCCAAGCCCAAGGAGGAGTCGACCCGGGTCGTCATCCGCCCGAAGGCCGTCGACGACGCGGGCTTCACGATCACCGAGGAGGACGGCGTCTACCGCGTGCGCGGCGAGAAGCCGGAGCGCTGGGTGCGCCAGACCGACTTCAGCAACGACGAGGCCGTCGGCTACCTCGCGGACCGCCTCAGCCGCCTCGGTGTCGAGGACAAGCTGATGAAGGCCGGCGCCCGTGCGGGCGACGCGGTCGCCATCGGCGCCGAGGACAACGCGGTCGTCTTCGACTGGGAGCCGACCGTGATGGCCGGCGCGGAGATGCTCGGCCGCCGTGGTGAGGACCACCGCCTGGACGCCCCGCGTCCGGCGGCCACCCGCCGCAAGGACCGCGAGGCGCAGCGTGACGACTCGCAGCGCGAGTACGACGAGTTCAACCCCTTCTAG